The following are from one region of the Candidatus Acidulodesulfobacterium ferriphilum genome:
- a CDS encoding 30S ribosomal protein S11, with protein sequence MANTKKNIVKKKKEKKNIQNAIAHIKSTFNNTIVCITDLSGNVLAWSSAGTSGFKGSRKSTPYAGQVAAEQVAKKVSDYGVSNIEVFIKGPGGGRESALRALQSSGFNITMIKDVTPIPHNGCRPPKRRRV encoded by the coding sequence ATGGCAAATACAAAAAAAAATATAGTAAAAAAGAAAAAAGAAAAGAAAAATATTCAAAATGCAATTGCTCACATAAAATCGACATTTAACAACACGATTGTTTGCATAACCGATTTAAGTGGCAATGTCCTTGCATGGTCTAGCGCGGGAACAAGCGGATTTAAGGGCTCCAGGAAAAGCACCCCTTATGCGGGACAGGTTGCAGCCGAACAGGTGGCTAAAAAAGTATCAGATTACGGGGTTTCCAATATCGAAGTATTCATTAAAGGTCCGGGAGGAGGAAGGGAATCGGCTCTTAGAGCTCTTCAAAGTTCCGGTTTTAACATTACAATGATTAAAGATGTAACGCCTATACCGCATAACGGATGCAGGCCTCCGAAAAGGAGAAGGGTGTGA
- a CDS encoding 30S ribosomal protein S13, producing the protein MARISGIDLPKDKRIEIALTYIFGLGRSLSKRILEKADISPDLKAKDLTDVQVNLIRQIIDGEYKVEGDLRREVQMNIKRLIDIGSYRGLRHKRGLPVRGQRTKTNARTRKGPRKSTTSGK; encoded by the coding sequence ATGGCCAGAATTTCAGGAATTGACCTGCCAAAGGATAAAAGAATCGAAATTGCCTTAACTTATATTTTTGGGCTGGGGAGATCATTGTCGAAAAGAATTTTAGAAAAAGCTGATATCAGCCCGGATTTAAAGGCAAAAGATTTGACTGATGTCCAGGTTAACCTCATAAGGCAAATAATTGACGGTGAATATAAGGTTGAGGGTGATTTAAGAAGGGAAGTCCAGATGAATATAAAAAGGTTAATCGATATCGGGAGCTACAGGGGTCTCAGGCATAAAAGAGGATTGCCCGTAAGGGGACAGAGAACAAAAACTAATGCCAGAACAAGAAAAGGACCGAGGAAATCTACAACCTCAGGCAAATAA
- a CDS encoding 50S ribosomal protein L36: MKVRSSVKKICDKCKVVKRKGVVRIICENPKHKQRQG; encoded by the coding sequence TTGAAAGTCAGATCTTCGGTTAAAAAAATATGCGATAAATGCAAGGTTGTAAAGAGAAAGGGCGTTGTAAGAATAATTTGTGAAAATCCAAAACATAAACAGCGTCAAGGTTAA
- a CDS encoding translation initiation factor IF-1, which yields MASKEDLIEVEGTVVEPLPNAMFRVELENGHKVLAHISGKMRMHYIKILPGDKVTVQLSPYDLTRGRIIFRSK from the coding sequence ATGGCAAGCAAGGAAGATTTGATAGAGGTCGAAGGAACGGTTGTGGAACCGTTGCCCAATGCAATGTTTAGGGTTGAACTCGAAAATGGACATAAGGTATTAGCTCACATATCAGGGAAAATGCGCATGCATTATATTAAAATTCTTCCCGGCGATAAAGTGACCGTTCAGCTTTCACCTTATGATTTAACCCGGGGACGAATTATATTTAGAAGTAAGTAA
- the map gene encoding type I methionyl aminopeptidase, with product MINLKSEVDIEGIRNAGIIVRKVLNELSSITKPGIATMEYNSVCEEIAFSMNAVPAFKGYNGFPYSVCVSVNEEVVHGFPSKRRLREGDIVSIDFGSYYKDYYADAAITVSVGDISNKALKLMEITKEALNLGISKAVPGNKLNDISRIIEEYVVKNNFAVVRDFVGHGVGFKLHEDPQVPNYYIKDNDILLEEGLVIAIEPMVNEFGYKVKVKKNGWTVVTRDKGLSAHFEHTVAITKEGPQILT from the coding sequence ATGATAAACCTTAAAAGTGAAGTTGATATTGAAGGAATAAGGAATGCAGGGATAATTGTCAGAAAAGTGCTTAATGAACTATCGAGCATTACTAAGCCGGGAATTGCAACAATGGAGTATAACAGCGTCTGCGAAGAGATTGCATTTTCTATGAATGCCGTGCCGGCATTTAAAGGATATAACGGATTTCCTTATTCGGTATGCGTTTCGGTTAATGAAGAAGTCGTTCACGGGTTTCCGTCAAAAAGAAGGCTTAGAGAAGGTGATATCGTAAGTATCGATTTTGGATCGTATTACAAAGATTACTATGCCGACGCCGCCATTACCGTTTCGGTTGGGGATATTTCAAATAAAGCCTTAAAGCTGATGGAAATAACCAAAGAGGCATTAAATCTTGGAATATCTAAGGCTGTACCGGGGAATAAACTTAACGATATTTCAAGGATAATCGAAGAATATGTCGTGAAAAATAATTTTGCGGTTGTGAGAGACTTTGTGGGGCATGGGGTTGGATTTAAATTGCACGAAGACCCCCAGGTTCCCAATTATTATATTAAAGATAACGATATATTACTGGAAGAAGGGTTGGTTATAGCGATTGAGCCCATGGTAAACGAATTTGGTTATAAAGTTAAAGTTAAGAAGAACGGATGGACAGTTGTTACGCGGGATAAAGGCCTATCGGCGCACTTCGAACATACAGTTGCCATAACAAAAGAAGGTCCGCAAATCTTAACATAA
- a CDS encoding adenylate kinase translates to MKSRIFILIGPPGAGKGTQAKNIANLKDFVLISTGDLLRENVEKKTELGITAKSYMDKGELVPTELVARMIKANIKQNIGRNGFLFDGFPRDLAQNTLLSEMLKEFNLDVDKVIYIDVKDEAIYERLTNRRICPKCKKVYHMKYNPPKHDELCDDCNVSLIVRDDDKIDVIKKRLEVYHKSTQPLVDYFEKGGRITKINGERTPKEVEGEIISNI, encoded by the coding sequence ATGAAGAGCAGGATTTTTATTTTAATCGGTCCTCCAGGGGCGGGCAAGGGAACTCAGGCTAAAAATATTGCAAATTTAAAGGATTTTGTTCTTATTTCCACAGGCGACCTTTTAAGAGAAAATGTGGAAAAAAAGACCGAACTTGGAATTACCGCGAAATCGTACATGGATAAAGGGGAACTTGTTCCCACCGAATTAGTTGCCCGTATGATAAAAGCCAATATTAAACAAAATATCGGCAGAAACGGGTTTTTATTTGACGGGTTTCCAAGAGATTTAGCGCAGAATACCCTTTTGAGCGAGATGCTGAAAGAATTTAATCTGGATGTTGACAAGGTAATTTATATAGATGTGAAAGATGAAGCAATTTATGAAAGGCTCACTAACAGGAGGATATGCCCTAAATGTAAAAAGGTTTATCACATGAAGTATAATCCTCCGAAACATGACGAGTTATGCGACGATTGCAATGTATCTCTTATCGTCAGAGACGACGACAAAATAGATGTAATTAAGAAAAGATTGGAAGTTTACCACAAATCGACCCAACCGTTAGTCGATTATTTTGAGAAGGGCGGCAGAATTACTAAAATTAACGGTGAAAGAACGCCTAAAGAAGTTGAGGGTGAGATTATTTCGAATATATAA
- the secY gene encoding preprotein translocase subunit SecY produces the protein MAQSFENLGKIPELRNRILYTLLMFIVFRIGVYITTPGVNPVALTQFFHASNSNLFGLFNMFTGGALSRFSIFSLGIMPYISSSIIFQMLPMVIPSLERLQKEGGDAGRKKFMQYIRYGTVILSLFQSIGISYGIELMKSPSGMPVVGHPGLNFMMISVIALTAGTVFVMWIGEEISEHGIGNGISLIIFAGIVAAIPAALINTIKIVQTGELNVMLLILIVAMMILVIGFIVFVESAQRRIPVQYAKKMVGRKLYSGQSSYLPIKVNTPGVIPPIFAMSILLFPATIANFIKLPAFEGISSYLNPTGLVYNILFVALIFFFCYFYTAITFKVDDVADDLRKYGGNIPGIKPGKSTAHYIDKILNRVTFIGAIYVSAICLLPTILINKFHVPFYFGGTGLLIVVVVAMDTIVQIQSHLLYRNYDSLLKKVSKKR, from the coding sequence ATGGCGCAAAGCTTTGAAAATTTAGGGAAAATTCCGGAATTAAGAAACCGTATTCTTTATACGCTCTTAATGTTCATAGTTTTTAGAATCGGGGTTTATATTACGACCCCAGGTGTTAATCCGGTTGCCCTTACGCAATTTTTCCATGCCTCGAACAGCAATCTGTTCGGGCTTTTTAATATGTTTACGGGGGGAGCGCTATCCAGATTCTCGATATTTTCCTTAGGTATTATGCCGTATATAAGTTCTTCCATTATATTTCAAATGCTGCCCATGGTTATTCCTTCGTTAGAAAGATTGCAGAAAGAGGGCGGAGATGCAGGAAGAAAAAAATTTATGCAATATATAAGATATGGGACGGTTATTCTTTCCTTATTTCAGTCTATCGGCATTAGCTACGGCATCGAATTAATGAAAAGCCCCAGCGGAATGCCGGTTGTCGGCCACCCGGGGTTAAATTTTATGATGATATCGGTAATAGCCTTAACTGCCGGTACGGTTTTTGTAATGTGGATAGGAGAAGAGATTTCGGAGCACGGGATAGGAAACGGCATATCCCTTATAATATTCGCGGGAATTGTCGCCGCTATACCAGCGGCATTGATAAATACCATAAAGATCGTTCAAACCGGCGAACTTAATGTGATGCTTCTGATTCTGATTGTCGCAATGATGATTCTTGTAATAGGATTTATTGTTTTTGTGGAGTCTGCCCAAAGAAGAATACCGGTTCAGTACGCTAAAAAAATGGTTGGGAGGAAATTATATTCGGGTCAAAGCAGTTATCTCCCGATAAAAGTTAATACGCCGGGCGTCATTCCTCCTATTTTTGCGATGTCGATACTTCTTTTTCCTGCTACCATTGCAAATTTTATTAAACTTCCGGCTTTCGAGGGAATATCAAGTTATTTAAACCCTACAGGTTTGGTGTATAATATACTGTTCGTTGCATTAATTTTTTTCTTTTGTTATTTTTATACCGCAATTACATTTAAAGTCGATGATGTTGCAGATGATTTACGCAAATACGGCGGGAATATTCCGGGAATTAAACCGGGTAAATCCACCGCCCATTACATCGATAAAATTTTAAACAGGGTTACATTTATCGGAGCTATTTATGTTTCGGCAATTTGTTTATTGCCTACTATTTTAATTAATAAATTTCATGTCCCGTTTTACTTTGGAGGAACAGGGCTTTTGATAGTAGTGGTTGTGGCGATGGATACCATAGTTCAGATTCAATCACATTTATTATACAGGAATTATGATAGTTTGCTTAAAAAAGTTTCAAAAAAGAGATAA
- a CDS encoding 50S ribosomal protein L15 gives MINLSEFGKHNNKKRKRLGRGSGSGHGQTSGKGNKGQNARAGGGVRPGFEGGQMPYIRRVPKRGFNNPLKERYAIVNLDALANLKDGNIDIDVLKQNGILKKGEKRFKLLGSGEIDRKLNIVCNKISKKAKEKIENNGGAVRII, from the coding sequence ATGATAAATTTAAGCGAATTCGGCAAACATAATAACAAAAAAAGAAAGCGATTAGGAAGGGGTTCGGGATCGGGACACGGTCAGACATCGGGAAAAGGCAATAAAGGTCAGAATGCAAGAGCCGGCGGCGGCGTCAGGCCGGGTTTTGAAGGCGGGCAGATGCCGTACATTAGAAGGGTTCCCAAAAGAGGATTCAATAATCCATTAAAGGAACGATATGCCATAGTTAACCTTGATGCCCTGGCAAATCTAAAAGACGGGAATATCGATATAGATGTTTTAAAACAAAACGGAATATTAAAAAAGGGCGAAAAGAGGTTTAAGCTTTTGGGCAGCGGAGAGATTGATAGAAAATTGAATATAGTTTGCAATAAAATCTCGAAAAAAGCAAAGGAAAAGATAGAGAATAATGGTGGAGCCGTAAGGATAATATAA
- a CDS encoding 30S ribosomal protein S5, with translation MQKTGIEDLNIQDKVIHVSRVAKVVKGGRRFGFSALVVVGDPEANFVGIGLGKAKEVPEAIRKGSEQAKKNMIRVKVHKNTIPHEQYGKDGAGYVFMKPAPEGTGIIAGGAMRAIFELSGIKNVYAKSIGSSNPHNVANATLKCISSFYFKGELLKRRKNKSLS, from the coding sequence TTGCAAAAAACAGGCATTGAAGATTTAAATATTCAGGATAAAGTAATCCATGTTTCCAGGGTTGCTAAGGTTGTTAAAGGAGGGAGGCGGTTTGGCTTTTCCGCATTAGTTGTCGTTGGCGATCCGGAAGCAAATTTTGTCGGAATCGGACTCGGTAAGGCAAAAGAGGTGCCGGAAGCGATTCGCAAGGGTTCGGAGCAGGCCAAAAAGAATATGATAAGGGTTAAAGTTCATAAGAACACTATTCCCCATGAGCAGTATGGCAAGGATGGAGCGGGTTATGTGTTTATGAAACCCGCGCCTGAAGGGACAGGTATTATCGCAGGCGGAGCAATGAGAGCAATATTTGAGCTTTCGGGGATTAAGAATGTTTACGCAAAATCTATCGGTTCATCAAATCCTCACAATGTCGCCAATGCCACATTGAAATGTATATCGTCGTTTTATTTTAAGGGCGAATTATTGAAAAGAAGAAAGAATAAGTCATTATCGTAA
- a CDS encoding 50S ribosomal protein L18: protein MKGKSEKRSRRKAHINKVLKNSTKPRLCVFKSLNNIYAQVFSPDNKVLAQVSSLSKELKGKIKGHAGNIPAAKIVGSEIAELCVQKSITEVAFDRNGYIYHGRVKALADAARENGLNF from the coding sequence ATGAAAGGTAAAAGTGAAAAAAGATCCCGTAGAAAGGCGCATATAAATAAGGTTTTAAAAAATAGTACAAAACCGAGATTATGCGTTTTTAAAAGTTTAAACAATATATATGCGCAGGTGTTTTCGCCTGACAATAAAGTCCTTGCGCAGGTTTCGTCGCTTTCAAAAGAATTAAAAGGTAAAATTAAAGGTCATGCGGGAAATATACCTGCCGCAAAAATTGTGGGAAGCGAAATAGCTGAATTATGTGTGCAAAAATCTATAACAGAGGTTGCATTTGATCGAAACGGCTATATTTATCACGGGAGAGTGAAAGCCCTTGCCGACGCCGCAAGAGAAAATGGTTTGAATTTTTAG
- a CDS encoding 50S ribosomal protein L6 has translation MSRIGKKAIEIPKNVSAGIAGNLFTCTGPLGKLTKKLPEGVIVKIDGSSISVALKDDNRDFEKYTGLTRTIIANSISGVVNGFTKELEIVGVGYRAEIKSKNLSLNLGFSHPISFIIPEGIGISVEKNTLLKISGYDKELVGFVASRIRSLRKPEPYKGKGIKYSSEIIKRKVGKASGK, from the coding sequence ATGTCTAGAATAGGTAAAAAAGCTATCGAGATTCCCAAAAATGTTTCCGCGGGCATTGCGGGTAATTTATTTACATGTACGGGACCTTTGGGGAAATTAACAAAAAAACTTCCCGAAGGCGTAATAGTAAAAATAGACGGGTCAAGTATATCCGTGGCATTAAAGGATGACAACCGCGATTTCGAAAAATATACGGGCTTAACAAGAACAATCATCGCAAATTCTATTAGCGGCGTTGTTAACGGATTTACAAAGGAGCTGGAAATTGTCGGAGTCGGGTATAGAGCGGAAATTAAGAGTAAAAATCTGTCTTTAAATTTGGGATTTTCGCATCCGATAAGTTTTATAATTCCGGAAGGGATCGGCATAAGCGTCGAGAAAAATACCTTATTGAAAATTTCAGGCTACGATAAGGAGCTTGTGGGATTTGTTGCTTCAAGGATTCGGAGTTTAAGAAAGCCGGAGCCTTATAAGGGGAAAGGCATTAAGTATTCAAGCGAAATTATTAAAAGAAAGGTTGGCAAGGCTTCAGGAAAATAA
- a CDS encoding 30S ribosomal protein S8, which translates to MTYPISDMIIRIKNAYKVGKERVNLPYSGIKENICVILKREGFIDDYAINNIKDSAFKNIEIKLSYFENKKSTIIDIKVTSTPGLRFYKRALDIKSYKNGLGMEVFSTSAGILSDVECREKNIGGLSLLKVF; encoded by the coding sequence ATGACATATCCAATATCTGATATGATTATAAGAATTAAAAATGCGTACAAAGTGGGTAAGGAAAGGGTAAATTTACCATATTCCGGGATCAAAGAAAACATATGCGTCATTCTTAAAAGAGAGGGTTTTATCGATGATTATGCAATAAATAATATAAAAGACAGCGCTTTTAAAAACATAGAAATTAAGCTGAGTTATTTTGAAAATAAAAAATCCACCATCATCGATATTAAAGTTACAAGTACTCCAGGGTTAAGATTTTACAAAAGGGCCTTGGATATTAAGTCATATAAAAACGGCTTAGGTATGGAAGTATTTTCAACCTCTGCAGGAATTTTGTCGGATGTCGAATGCAGGGAAAAAAATATCGGCGGACTATCGCTGCTGAAAGTTTTCTAA
- a CDS encoding type Z 30S ribosomal protein S14, whose translation MAKKSMIIKAIRKPKFKVRAHNRCPICGRPRGYYRKFDMCRICFRTLSSKGLIPGVTKSSW comes from the coding sequence ATGGCAAAAAAGTCTATGATTATTAAAGCGATCAGGAAGCCAAAGTTTAAAGTTCGCGCGCACAACAGGTGTCCGATATGCGGAAGACCGAGAGGATACTACAGGAAGTTCGATATGTGCAGAATATGTTTTAGAACTTTGTCGAGCAAGGGACTCATTCCCGGTGTCACAAAATCTAGTTGGTAG
- a CDS encoding 50S ribosomal protein L5 — MASRYKEFYKNEVAPKLMEETGYKNVHQIPKLSKIVINMGLGEATSNSKIIEQSITELAKISGQKPVVAKAKKSIAAFKLKENQEIGCFVTLRNERMYDFFDKLINIALPRVRDFKGLSKKSFDGYGNYTFGVKEQVIFPEISYELIDKIKGMNITIVTTAKNNDDGYKLLKGFNFPFRN; from the coding sequence TTGGCTTCGAGATATAAAGAATTTTATAAAAATGAGGTTGCCCCTAAGTTAATGGAAGAAACAGGTTATAAAAATGTTCACCAGATACCTAAATTGTCAAAAATCGTCATTAATATGGGTCTTGGGGAAGCAACATCAAATTCAAAGATTATTGAGCAATCCATAACGGAACTTGCTAAAATATCGGGCCAGAAGCCCGTGGTCGCAAAGGCGAAAAAATCTATTGCAGCTTTCAAATTAAAGGAAAATCAGGAGATAGGGTGCTTTGTTACCTTAAGAAATGAAAGGATGTATGACTTTTTCGACAAACTTATCAACATAGCTCTTCCGAGGGTTAGAGATTTTAAAGGCCTGTCAAAGAAGTCTTTTGACGGCTATGGGAATTATACATTTGGGGTTAAGGAACAGGTGATATTTCCGGAAATAAGCTATGAACTTATCGACAAGATTAAGGGAATGAATATAACGATAGTAACAACTGCAAAAAATAATGATGACGGATATAAACTTTTAAAAGGGTTTAATTTTCCTTTTAGAAATTAG
- a CDS encoding 50S ribosomal protein L24 codes for MTIRLKKNDSVMVLTGKEKGKVGKIIRIDKDDNRVYIEKINMIKRHIKPRSAQEPGGIIDKEAGLDISNIGLYCSKCKKPVRFSVKVNENNKKIRICKKCGSEV; via the coding sequence ATGACTATAAGATTAAAAAAGAACGACAGCGTTATGGTTTTAACAGGAAAAGAAAAGGGTAAGGTCGGTAAAATCATTCGTATCGATAAGGATGATAACAGGGTTTATATCGAAAAGATTAATATGATTAAAAGGCATATAAAACCGAGAAGCGCTCAGGAACCCGGCGGCATTATAGACAAAGAAGCAGGATTAGATATTTCAAATATCGGGCTTTATTGCTCAAAATGCAAAAAACCCGTCAGGTTTTCTGTAAAAGTTAATGAAAATAATAAGAAGATTAGAATTTGTAAAAAGTGCGGTTCTGAAGTTTAA
- a CDS encoding 50S ribosomal protein L14 gives MIQMQTILGSADNSGAKKLMCIKVLGGSKRKYAEIGDIIVVSIKEAIPNSKVKKGDVSKAVIVRTVKEIKRPDGSYIRFDNNSAVLINTQNEPVGTRIFGPVARELRAKKFMRIISLAPEVL, from the coding sequence ATGATTCAAATGCAAACAATATTAGGATCTGCCGACAACTCGGGGGCGAAGAAACTCATGTGCATTAAAGTCCTCGGCGGATCAAAGCGTAAATATGCCGAAATTGGAGACATAATAGTTGTTTCTATAAAAGAAGCAATTCCTAATTCAAAGGTTAAAAAAGGCGATGTTTCTAAAGCGGTGATTGTAAGAACTGTAAAAGAAATAAAACGCCCTGACGGAAGTTACATAAGATTCGATAACAATTCGGCAGTTTTGATAAACACGCAGAATGAACCCGTAGGAACGCGTATTTTTGGACCCGTTGCAAGGGAACTGAGAGCAAAAAAATTTATGAGAATTATCTCATTAGCGCCAGAGGTTTTATAA
- a CDS encoding 30S ribosomal protein S17 yields MKKTYIGIVTSDKMDKTIVAVVSNIVKHPLYKKYVKKNKKFKIHDEKNTAKIGDKVLFIETRPLSKEKRWNLKKILEKQAN; encoded by the coding sequence ATGAAAAAAACCTATATAGGCATTGTGACTTCCGACAAAATGGATAAAACGATTGTTGCCGTAGTTTCTAATATCGTGAAACATCCTTTATACAAGAAATATGTAAAAAAGAACAAGAAATTTAAGATTCATGATGAAAAAAATACTGCAAAAATCGGGGATAAAGTTTTATTTATTGAAACGCGCCCGTTATCCAAAGAGAAAAGGTGGAATTTAAAAAAGATTCTTGAAAAACAGGCAAATTAA
- a CDS encoding 50S ribosomal protein L29, with protein MKYNELKAMNDDELLVKETDFRKEIFNLTVQKSIGSLENPKRIKTVKKDIARIKTILNERGGRQL; from the coding sequence ATGAAATATAATGAACTTAAAGCGATGAATGATGATGAACTTTTAGTTAAAGAAACCGATTTTAGAAAGGAAATTTTTAACTTGACTGTCCAAAAGTCTATAGGCTCTTTAGAAAATCCCAAAAGGATTAAAACGGTTAAAAAAGATATTGCGCGTATAAAAACGATTTTAAATGAAAGAGGCGGGAGGCAATTATGA
- a CDS encoding 50S ribosomal protein L16 codes for MLMPAKTKYKKQMKGRMKGKASRGNTLAFGDFGLKVIECGYITSKQIEAARIAMTRFVKRGGKIWIRIFPDKPITKKPAETRMGKGKGSVEEWVCVARPGLVLYEMEGISKEIAQEALRLASHKLPLKTIFIERGEF; via the coding sequence ATGTTAATGCCAGCTAAGACTAAATATAAAAAGCAGATGAAGGGAAGGATGAAAGGAAAAGCCTCGAGAGGCAATACTCTTGCCTTCGGTGATTTCGGACTCAAGGTTATAGAATGCGGATATATAACTTCAAAACAAATTGAAGCTGCGAGAATTGCGATGACAAGGTTTGTTAAAAGAGGCGGTAAAATTTGGATAAGAATATTTCCCGATAAGCCGATTACCAAAAAACCCGCCGAGACCAGAATGGGAAAAGGAAAAGGCAGCGTTGAGGAATGGGTGTGCGTTGCCAGGCCGGGATTAGTTTTGTATGAAATGGAAGGAATATCTAAAGAGATCGCACAGGAGGCCCTAAGGCTGGCATCCCATAAATTACCGCTTAAGACGATATTTATAGAAAGAGGAGAGTTTTAA
- a CDS encoding 30S ribosomal protein S3: MGQKVNPTGLRIGINQSWNSIWYSDRNYSTFLHEDLKIRDFLKKKLYSAGVSKINISRKAEKLIIDIYTARPGMIYGKKGSSEFENLKTELARLIKIKNKDININIIEVKKPEIDATLVAEGIASQLEKRIAFKRAMKKSVSMALKSGAKGIKITCGGRLAGAEIARAEWYREGRVPLHTLRADINYGTAEANTTYGKIGIKVWIYKGDVL; this comes from the coding sequence TTGGGGCAGAAAGTAAATCCAACTGGATTAAGAATAGGAATCAATCAATCCTGGAATTCGATATGGTATAGTGATCGCAATTACTCTACTTTTTTGCATGAGGATTTAAAAATCAGGGATTTCTTAAAGAAAAAACTTTACTCGGCGGGGGTATCTAAAATTAATATCAGCAGAAAGGCCGAAAAATTAATTATCGATATATATACTGCCAGACCGGGAATGATATACGGGAAAAAGGGTTCCTCCGAATTTGAAAATTTAAAAACAGAGCTTGCAAGGCTTATTAAAATTAAAAATAAAGACATCAATATAAACATAATAGAGGTAAAGAAGCCTGAAATCGATGCTACTCTGGTAGCGGAAGGCATTGCTTCCCAGTTGGAAAAAAGAATAGCGTTCAAGAGGGCGATGAAAAAAAGTGTTTCAATGGCGTTGAAAAGCGGCGCGAAAGGTATTAAAATTACCTGCGGCGGCAGGCTTGCCGGGGCTGAAATTGCCAGAGCCGAATGGTATCGCGAAGGCAGGGTTCCGCTGCATACCCTCAGGGCGGATATTAACTATGGTACGGCGGAAGCCAATACGACATACGGAAAAATCGGCATTAAAGTGTGGATATATAAAGGAGATGTTCTTTAA
- a CDS encoding 50S ribosomal protein L22, giving the protein MEFKAEAKYIKVSPQKARLVVDLIRGKKVYDALNILKFTKKKSSLTVYKLLKSALANASSTGRVDIDNLIISKISVDMSFSLKRLMPKAMGRGATIKKRMSNIKIVLAEI; this is encoded by the coding sequence ATGGAGTTTAAAGCTGAAGCAAAATATATTAAGGTTTCTCCTCAGAAGGCCAGACTTGTGGTTGACCTGATACGGGGGAAGAAGGTCTATGACGCTCTTAATATACTTAAGTTTACAAAAAAAAAATCGTCGCTTACCGTATATAAGCTCTTAAAATCAGCGTTAGCAAATGCTTCAAGTACAGGAAGGGTTGATATAGATAACCTGATTATTTCTAAAATCAGCGTCGATATGTCGTTTTCTCTTAAAAGGCTAATGCCGAAAGCTATGGGAAGAGGCGCTACAATTAAGAAGCGTATGAGTAACATTAAAATAGTTCTTGCGGAAATTTAA
- a CDS encoding 30S ribosomal protein S19, whose amino-acid sequence MARSIKKGPFADESLIEKVEKAFETNDKKIIKTWSRRSTILPSMVGFTFAVHNGKKFIPVFVSENMVGHKLGEFSPTRTFTMHSGDRKAKVKSSGRPAAK is encoded by the coding sequence TTGGCCAGATCGATTAAAAAGGGACCTTTCGCCGATGAATCGCTTATAGAAAAGGTGGAAAAGGCATTCGAGACTAACGATAAAAAAATTATAAAAACCTGGTCTAGAAGATCTACTATTTTGCCATCTATGGTTGGATTTACATTTGCCGTTCATAACGGTAAAAAATTTATTCCCGTATTTGTCAGCGAAAATATGGTTGGGCATAAGCTTGGCGAATTTTCGCCGACCAGAACTTTTACCATGCATTCAGGGGATAGAAAAGCCAAGGTTAAATCCAGCGGTCGTCCTGCTGCAAAATAA